CGGCACCCAGGGTCGCGATCATGGCGAACAACAGGAGTCCCAGGAGGTCACCGGTGACCAGTCCGTGGGACCAGCCGCCCGTCTCGCCGTTGATGAAGTAGAAAAACAGCATCAGGAACGCCCCGAAGAAAGCGGCCAGCCGGGTGAGCGCACCCAGGATCAGCCCCAGGCCGATCAGCGTCTGGCCCAGCGGGATCATCACGTTCGTGAACGACAGCAGGATGCCGTCGCTGAACAGCGTGACGAACGGTCCGATGCTCGTCCCGGCCGCAGCACCGCCGATGAACCAGCTCGCGTCGAAGGGCCAGCTGGCGAACTTGTCCAGCCCGGCGTGGAGG
Above is a genomic segment from Halomicrobium sp. LC1Hm containing:
- a CDS encoding DoxX family protein, which gives rise to MPEQIDTRLLGREVTFGVSGPWLAYWLVIMRLVVGWWLLHAGLDKFASWPFDASWFIGGAAAGTSIGPFVTLFSDGILLSFTNVMIPLGQTLIGLGLILGALTRLAAFFGAFLMLFFYFINGETGGWSHGLVTGDLLGLLLFAMIATLGAGRVLGVDAYLARTAFVRDHPKLRYLIG